The Halorientalis sp. IM1011 genome window below encodes:
- a CDS encoding M20/M25/M40 family metallo-hydrolase, whose product MDDRRREFLFDLLETGAPTGFETAAQRVWIDHCSDVADEVRTDAYGNAVAVHEGDPDAPTVVVTGHGDEIGFVVRRIDDDGFLHLSRVGGTDKTVSRGQHVTIRTDDGPVSGVIGQTAIHLRDGDEDEVAEITEQYVDVGAEDGEEARELVDVGDPLTVASGVEDLQGSRLTGRAMDNRVGTWSAAEALRTAVDNDVDATVKAVSTVQEEVGGNGAQMIGFDLDPDAAVVVDVTHATDTPGLAAKRDVDVALGEGPSIRRGLPDHPKLVDALRTVADDEGVDVQLEAASNTTKTDANSIFVQRGGIPSVNVGIPTRYMHTPVEVIDTDDLTGAVDVIAAVVERADEFTPYAVDPTA is encoded by the coding sequence ATGGACGACAGACGACGCGAGTTCCTCTTCGACCTGCTGGAGACGGGCGCACCGACCGGCTTCGAGACCGCCGCACAGCGGGTCTGGATCGACCACTGCTCTGACGTGGCCGACGAGGTGCGGACCGACGCCTACGGCAACGCCGTCGCGGTCCACGAGGGCGACCCCGACGCGCCGACCGTCGTCGTGACGGGCCACGGCGACGAGATCGGCTTCGTCGTCCGCCGGATCGACGACGACGGCTTCCTCCACCTCTCGCGGGTCGGCGGGACGGACAAGACGGTCTCGCGCGGCCAGCACGTCACGATCCGCACCGACGACGGTCCCGTCTCGGGCGTCATCGGTCAGACCGCGATCCACCTGCGGGACGGCGACGAGGACGAGGTGGCCGAGATCACCGAGCAGTACGTCGACGTCGGCGCCGAGGACGGCGAGGAAGCCCGGGAACTCGTCGACGTCGGCGATCCCCTGACGGTCGCCTCGGGCGTCGAGGACCTCCAGGGCTCCCGGCTCACCGGGCGCGCGATGGACAACCGCGTGGGGACGTGGAGCGCGGCGGAAGCTCTCCGGACTGCGGTCGATAACGACGTGGACGCGACGGTGAAGGCCGTCAGCACGGTTCAGGAAGAGGTCGGCGGCAACGGCGCGCAGATGATCGGCTTCGACCTCGACCCGGACGCGGCCGTCGTGGTGGACGTGACCCACGCGACGGACACGCCCGGACTCGCGGCCAAGCGCGACGTGGACGTGGCACTGGGCGAGGGGCCGTCGATCCGGCGGGGACTCCCTGACCATCCGAAACTGGTCGACGCGCTGCGGACGGTAGCGGACGACGAGGGCGTGGACGTGCAACTGGAAGCCGCGAGCAACACGACCAAGACCGACGCCAACTCGATCTTCGTCCAGCGCGGGGGCATCCCCTCGGTCAACGTCGGGATCCCGACGCGGTACATGCACACGCCGGTCGAGGTGATCGACACGGACGATCTGACCGGTGCCGTGGACGTGATCGCGGCGGTCGTCGAGCGGGCCGACGAGTTCACGCCCTACGCGGTCGATCCGACGGCCTGA
- a CDS encoding LSM domain-containing protein, whose product MSGRPLDVLEAALGSSVTVQLKGGEMYEGELTGYDQHMNLVIEEGEDTTIIRGDNVVSINP is encoded by the coding sequence ATGAGTGGACGACCGCTGGACGTCCTCGAAGCGGCGCTGGGATCGAGCGTGACGGTCCAACTGAAAGGGGGCGAAATGTACGAGGGAGAGCTCACCGGATACGACCAGCACATGAACCTGGTCATCGAGGAAGGTGAAGACACAACGATTATACGCGGCGATAACGTCGTCTCGATTAACCCATGA
- a CDS encoding 50S ribosomal protein L37e has product MTGAGTPSQGKKNTTTHTKCRRCGEKSYHTKKKVCSSCGFGKSAKRRDYAWQEKSGE; this is encoded by the coding sequence ATGACGGGCGCAGGAACCCCGAGCCAGGGGAAGAAAAACACCACGACACACACGAAGTGTCGCCGGTGTGGCGAAAAGTCGTATCACACGAAAAAGAAAGTCTGTTCGTCCTGCGGATTCGGCAAATCCGCCAAGCGTCGTGACTACGCCTGGCAGGAGAAGTCGGGCGAGTAA
- the purF gene encoding amidophosphoribosyltransferase, with protein MHEKCGVVGVSLADRDAARPLYYSLYALQHRGQESAGIVTHDGFQQHSHVEMGLVGDAFEQGDLEDLNGSHGIGHVRYPTAGSVNASCAQPFSVSFKSGSLGLSHNGNLVNADEVGDQLAELGHAFTSDGDTEVIAHDLARNLLEEDLVRAVKRTMSRIHGSYSLTIMHDDTVLGVRDPEGNRPLCIGELEDGYVLASESAAIDTLDGELIRDVRPGELVVLHSDGTGYDTYQLVEPENTAHCFFEHVYFARPDSVIDDELVYEVRRDLGRALWEESGIDSDVVMPVPDSGRAFASGYAEAANEDPEADGVEFAEGLMKNRYVGRTFIMPTQDERERAVRLKLNPIKSTVEGKTVTLIDDSIVRGTTSNQLVQLLYDAGAEEVHVRIGAPPIVAPCYMGIDMASREELIAADQSVDDIRDEIGADSLSYLSIDSVADALAKSKADLCLGCVTGEYPYDIEGEAKDRDVDRPAIGTAASADD; from the coding sequence ATGCACGAGAAGTGCGGCGTCGTCGGTGTATCGCTAGCAGACCGGGACGCCGCCCGCCCCCTCTACTACTCTCTGTACGCCCTCCAGCACCGCGGCCAGGAGTCCGCCGGCATCGTCACCCACGACGGCTTCCAGCAGCACTCCCACGTCGAGATGGGCCTCGTCGGCGACGCCTTCGAACAGGGTGACCTCGAAGACCTGAACGGCTCACACGGGATCGGCCACGTCCGGTACCCCACCGCCGGCAGCGTCAACGCGAGCTGTGCCCAGCCGTTCTCCGTATCCTTCAAGAGCGGCTCGCTCGGCCTGAGCCACAACGGCAACCTCGTCAACGCCGACGAGGTGGGCGATCAACTGGCCGAACTGGGCCACGCCTTCACCTCCGACGGCGACACGGAGGTCATCGCTCACGATCTGGCGCGGAACCTCCTCGAGGAGGACCTCGTGCGCGCGGTCAAGCGGACGATGAGCCGGATCCACGGGTCCTATTCGCTGACGATCATGCACGACGACACCGTGCTCGGCGTGCGCGACCCCGAAGGCAACCGGCCGCTCTGTATCGGCGAACTCGAAGACGGCTACGTGCTGGCCTCCGAGTCGGCGGCCATCGACACGCTCGACGGCGAGTTGATCCGTGACGTGCGGCCGGGCGAGCTCGTCGTCCTCCACAGCGACGGGACGGGCTACGACACCTACCAGCTCGTCGAACCCGAGAACACGGCCCACTGCTTCTTCGAGCACGTCTACTTCGCGCGACCCGACTCGGTGATCGACGACGAACTCGTCTACGAGGTGCGGCGGGACCTCGGACGCGCGCTCTGGGAGGAAAGCGGCATCGACAGCGACGTGGTGATGCCGGTTCCGGACTCCGGGCGTGCGTTCGCCTCGGGCTACGCCGAGGCGGCAAACGAGGACCCCGAGGCCGACGGCGTCGAGTTCGCCGAGGGGCTGATGAAGAATCGCTACGTCGGCCGAACCTTCATCATGCCGACTCAGGACGAACGCGAGCGGGCGGTGCGGCTGAAGCTCAACCCGATCAAGTCGACGGTCGAGGGCAAGACCGTGACGCTGATCGACGACTCCATCGTCCGGGGGACCACCTCGAATCAACTCGTACAGCTCCTGTACGACGCCGGAGCCGAGGAGGTCCACGTCCGGATCGGTGCGCCGCCCATCGTCGCCCCGTGTTACATGGGGATCGACATGGCCTCCCGCGAGGAGTTGATCGCGGCCGACCAGTCGGTCGACGACATCCGAGACGAGATCGGGGCCGACTCGCTGTCCTACCTCTCCATCGATTCGGTCGCCGACGCGCTCGCGAAGTCGAAAGCCGACCTCTGTCTCGGCTGTGTCACCGGGGAGTACCCCTACGATATCGAGGGCGAGGCGAAAGACCGCGACGTCGACCGGCCCGCCATCGGGACGGCTGCGAGCGCGGACGACTAG
- a CDS encoding Lrp/AsnC family transcriptional regulator, translated as MGRELDDIDRSILYLLQQDARNTTAQEIADTAGVSASTVRNRIERLEDDGIIRGYHPEIDYEAANLPLQLTFVVTAPPRELQHYSEQIRGIQGIIDVREMLTGRRNLFVDAVGTSSKDITRITDTIHDLGVEIESSEMMRRRHVQPFNHFFLQGSEETEARDDDDEFDDADST; from the coding sequence ATGGGGCGCGAGCTGGACGATATCGACCGGAGTATCCTCTATCTCCTCCAGCAGGACGCGCGAAACACGACGGCACAGGAGATCGCCGACACCGCAGGCGTCTCCGCGAGCACCGTCCGCAACCGCATCGAACGGCTGGAAGACGACGGCATCATCCGCGGCTATCACCCCGAGATCGACTACGAGGCGGCCAACCTGCCCCTCCAGTTGACCTTCGTCGTCACCGCCCCGCCCAGAGAACTCCAGCACTACTCCGAACAGATCCGGGGAATTCAGGGAATCATCGACGTGCGCGAGATGCTCACCGGCCGTCGCAATCTCTTCGTCGACGCCGTCGGCACGAGTTCGAAGGACATCACTCGTATCACCGACACGATCCACGACCTCGGCGTCGAGATCGAGAGCTCCGAGATGATGCGCCGCCGTCACGTCCAGCCGTTCAACCACTTCTTCCTGCAGGGGAGCGAGGAGACGGAAGCACGCGACGACGACGACGAATTCGACGACGCGGACTCGACGTAG
- a CDS encoding DUF420 domain-containing protein produces MELRARDRVPELTGLLTAVALALVFGAVLGWIPRAALPRAPEWVLAAIPHVNAAVSVLAIFVILAGWRAIRRGRVTRHRNAMLAGLVLFATFLGLYLYRVTLEGPSGFPGPAAVEQFVYLPILGIHMLLAIVCIPLLFYVLLLALTRPTSELSGTNHPRVGRVAATLWLVSFALGTVVYLLLYVLF; encoded by the coding sequence ATGGAACTGCGCGCGCGAGACCGCGTTCCCGAGTTGACCGGCCTGTTGACCGCCGTGGCGCTCGCGCTGGTGTTCGGTGCCGTCCTCGGCTGGATCCCCCGGGCCGCACTCCCCCGGGCCCCCGAGTGGGTGCTCGCGGCCATCCCCCACGTCAACGCCGCCGTGAGCGTCCTCGCCATATTCGTCATCCTCGCCGGCTGGCGCGCGATCCGCCGCGGGCGGGTCACGCGTCACCGCAACGCCATGCTCGCCGGCCTCGTCCTGTTCGCCACCTTCCTCGGACTCTATCTCTACCGGGTGACCCTCGAAGGTCCCTCCGGCTTCCCGGGTCCGGCCGCCGTCGAGCAGTTCGTCTACCTCCCGATCCTCGGGATCCACATGCTACTCGCCATCGTCTGTATCCCGCTTCTCTTTTATGTCCTCTTGCTGGCGCTGACCCGACCCACCAGTGAACTCTCGGGGACGAACCATCCACGGGTCGGCCGCGTGGCCGCGACGCTGTGGCTCGTCTCCTTCGCCCTCGGGACCGTCGTCTACCTGCTGCTGTACGTGCTGTTCTGA
- a CDS encoding S1C family serine protease, whose protein sequence is MGSEQLTRRRLLAAATGVAAGVAGCNTPRSDTSSGNVSNPDGTELLNSTPESRSVYTDVYRETIDSVVLIRVYANSRGRVGEGSGFVYGDGRYIVTNEHVVTDTQGAVLEPGTVFDDIRVQFTDGQWRTAEVVGTDAYSDLAVLDVPDVPDSATPLSLIGGEIAIGQPVIAIGNPLGYTGSMTTGAVSGVDRSLPARNNFRIPDAIQTDAPVNPGNSGGPLVTLDGEVAGVINSGGGDNIGFAISAALMERVVPSLIETGDYEHSFMGVTLTSVTPLLAEAEGLSDADGVYIDSVRPNGPAEDVLQGSSGTATINGVRVPTGGDVVVRMGDQPIRSQEELSTYLALVTSPGDTIPVEVIRDGSRTTVQLTLGERPEPYA, encoded by the coding sequence ATGGGTAGCGAGCAGTTGACGCGGCGGCGGTTGCTGGCGGCTGCGACCGGCGTCGCCGCCGGTGTCGCTGGCTGTAACACGCCGAGATCGGACACGTCGTCGGGAAACGTCTCGAATCCGGACGGGACGGAGTTGCTGAACTCGACGCCCGAGTCACGGTCAGTCTACACCGACGTGTACAGAGAGACCATCGACTCCGTCGTTCTGATCCGGGTCTACGCGAACTCGCGCGGCCGCGTGGGCGAAGGATCCGGGTTCGTCTACGGCGACGGCCGCTATATCGTCACCAACGAGCACGTCGTGACGGACACACAGGGAGCCGTCCTCGAACCGGGCACCGTCTTCGACGACATCCGGGTCCAGTTCACCGACGGCCAGTGGCGAACCGCCGAGGTCGTCGGCACGGACGCCTACAGCGACCTCGCCGTCCTCGACGTCCCGGACGTCCCCGATTCGGCGACGCCGCTCTCGCTCATCGGAGGCGAAATCGCCATCGGCCAGCCAGTTATCGCGATCGGAAACCCGCTCGGCTACACCGGTTCGATGACGACCGGCGCGGTCAGCGGCGTCGACCGGTCCCTGCCCGCGCGCAACAACTTCCGGATCCCGGATGCGATCCAGACGGACGCGCCGGTCAACCCCGGCAACAGCGGCGGGCCGCTCGTGACCCTCGACGGCGAGGTCGCGGGCGTCATCAACTCCGGCGGCGGCGACAACATCGGCTTCGCCATCTCGGCCGCGCTGATGGAACGGGTCGTCCCGTCGCTGATCGAGACCGGCGACTACGAGCACTCGTTCATGGGGGTCACCCTCACCAGCGTCACGCCGCTGCTCGCCGAGGCCGAGGGACTCTCGGACGCCGACGGGGTCTACATCGACAGCGTCCGTCCGAACGGTCCCGCAGAGGACGTCCTCCAGGGGTCGAGTGGAACCGCGACCATCAACGGGGTCCGGGTACCGACCGGCGGTGACGTGGTGGTCCGGATGGGTGACCAGCCGATCCGGAGTCAGGAGGAACTCTCGACCTATCTCGCGCTGGTGACCAGTCCGGGCGACACCATCCCCGTAGAAGTCATCCGCGACGGGAGCCGGACCACCGTCCAGCTCACGCTCGGCGAGCGGCCGGAACCCTACGCCTGA
- a CDS encoding response regulator: MSQESPVVLVVDDNRAIANTYTAFLSDEYDVRTAYNGKEALDELGESVDVVLLDRRMPEVSGDAVLEEIESRQLDCRVVMLTAVDPDFDIIDMGFDEYLVKPIEREELNEVVAEMLERATYDDDFRRFLALVSKKATLETEKSSAELEASEEYTQIKQRLADRREQVGVDMSDLEESFSDVSGTIKVTEMNASNDRDVPDIPGIDEDEAE, encoded by the coding sequence ATGAGTCAGGAATCACCGGTCGTCCTCGTCGTGGACGACAACAGGGCTATCGCGAACACCTATACCGCGTTTCTCTCGGACGAGTACGACGTCCGGACCGCGTACAACGGCAAAGAGGCGCTCGACGAACTCGGCGAGAGCGTCGACGTCGTGCTGCTGGACCGGCGCATGCCCGAAGTGTCCGGCGACGCCGTCCTCGAAGAGATCGAGTCCCGCCAGCTCGACTGCCGGGTGGTCATGCTGACCGCCGTCGATCCGGACTTCGACATCATCGACATGGGCTTCGACGAGTACCTCGTCAAACCCATCGAGCGCGAGGAACTGAACGAAGTCGTCGCGGAGATGCTCGAACGCGCGACCTACGACGACGACTTCCGCCGGTTCCTCGCACTGGTCTCGAAGAAGGCGACACTGGAAACGGAGAAATCCAGTGCGGAACTGGAGGCCAGCGAGGAGTACACCCAGATCAAACAGCGCCTCGCCGACCGCCGCGAGCAGGTCGGCGTCGACATGTCCGACCTCGAAGAGAGCTTCTCGGACGTGTCCGGCACCATCAAAGTGACCGAGATGAACGCCTCGAACGACCGGGACGTACCCGACATCCCCGGTATCGACGAGGACGAGGCCGAGTAA
- a CDS encoding FAD-dependent oxidoreductase, which yields MSGNYDLVIVGGGISGASLLYTTAKFTDIDSIALIEKESEIAAINSHRSNNSQTLHFGDIETNYTLEKAEEVKEGAELLAGYLENYDADREMHSKRSKMVLGVGDEEVDSLRDRYYDEGFGDLYPKLQPIGRDEIAEIEPNVVAGRDPDTEMLALQTPDGYVVDYGMTAQSFVEEAKEESGVDVHTGTEVTDITPTTDGYTIETDDGRFDADATVVAAGSHSLQMAKELGYGEDKVLLPVAGSFFLADDFLNGKVYTLQMKKLPFAAVHGDADVHDSSVTRFGPTAKLVPTLERGRLSTVGDFLDVFGLNASAFLSYANILSDRILLPYVLRNLVYDLPEIGRRQFLPQVQKVVPNAELDDIERAEGYGGVRPQIVDTSEKSLDMGEAKIVGDDVIFNITPSPGASTCLKNAMRDTHTLLDFLDDDYEFDEDAFREDTIDNFPRGDRDDGSSGDEIPAMTD from the coding sequence ATGTCTGGCAACTACGATCTGGTTATCGTCGGCGGCGGAATCAGTGGTGCATCGCTCCTGTACACGACGGCGAAGTTCACCGACATCGACTCGATCGCGCTGATCGAGAAGGAGTCGGAGATCGCTGCGATCAACTCCCACCGGTCCAACAACTCCCAGACCCTCCACTTCGGCGACATCGAGACCAACTACACCCTCGAAAAGGCCGAAGAGGTCAAGGAAGGCGCTGAACTGCTCGCGGGCTACCTGGAGAACTACGACGCCGACCGCGAGATGCATTCCAAACGGAGCAAGATGGTGCTCGGCGTCGGCGACGAGGAGGTCGACTCCCTGCGAGACCGGTACTACGACGAGGGCTTCGGCGACCTCTATCCGAAACTCCAGCCGATCGGCCGCGACGAGATCGCGGAGATCGAACCCAACGTCGTCGCGGGCCGGGACCCCGACACCGAGATGCTCGCGCTCCAGACGCCCGACGGGTACGTCGTCGACTACGGGATGACGGCCCAGTCCTTCGTCGAGGAAGCCAAAGAGGAATCGGGCGTCGACGTCCACACCGGGACGGAAGTCACGGACATCACCCCGACGACGGACGGCTACACGATCGAAACGGACGACGGCCGCTTCGACGCCGACGCGACCGTCGTCGCCGCCGGCTCACACAGCCTCCAGATGGCGAAGGAACTCGGCTACGGCGAGGACAAGGTCCTGCTCCCCGTCGCGGGCTCCTTTTTCCTCGCCGATGACTTCCTGAACGGGAAGGTGTACACCCTCCAGATGAAGAAGCTCCCGTTCGCGGCGGTCCACGGGGACGCCGACGTGCACGATTCGAGCGTCACGCGATTCGGCCCGACCGCGAAACTCGTCCCGACGCTTGAGCGGGGCCGCCTCTCGACGGTCGGCGACTTCCTCGACGTGTTCGGCCTGAACGCGTCCGCGTTCCTCAGCTACGCCAACATCCTCTCGGATCGGATCCTGCTGCCGTACGTCCTCCGGAACCTCGTGTACGACCTGCCCGAGATCGGTCGTCGGCAGTTCCTCCCACAGGTTCAGAAGGTCGTCCCGAACGCCGAACTCGACGACATCGAGCGCGCGGAGGGGTACGGCGGCGTCCGGCCCCAGATCGTCGACACGAGCGAGAAGTCCCTCGACATGGGTGAGGCCAAGATCGTCGGCGACGACGTCATCTTCAACATCACGCCCTCACCGGGTGCCTCGACCTGCCTCAAGAACGCGATGCGGGACACGCACACGCTACTGGACTTCCTCGACGACGACTACGAGTTCGACGAGGATGCGTTCCGCGAGGATACGATCGACAACTTCCCCCGTGGGGACCGCGACGACGGGTCCTCGGGCGACGAGATCCCGGCGATGACCGACTGA
- a CDS encoding multiprotein-bridging factor 1 family protein, translated as MAKYSTGGAGGNAGGNCELCGAEDADLRTANVAGARLEVCADCAQHGDDTSDSSDDDSRSDSDRKRRAAQNTARIDDARTGDSTHWEEGGTDYEDDQLPYLVTDYGKRLTSARQDAGLQLEELAEELDIDESDLLAVEQGRATQAGVGGSVISKLEDRLDVDLAES; from the coding sequence ATGGCCAAATACTCGACCGGCGGCGCGGGCGGAAACGCCGGCGGGAACTGCGAACTCTGCGGCGCGGAGGACGCGGACCTCCGCACGGCGAACGTCGCCGGGGCCCGACTCGAAGTCTGTGCCGACTGTGCACAGCACGGCGACGACACGAGCGACAGTTCCGACGACGACAGCAGAAGCGACAGCGACCGCAAGCGCCGCGCGGCCCAGAACACCGCCCGCATCGACGACGCACGCACGGGGGACTCCACCCACTGGGAGGAAGGCGGCACCGACTACGAGGACGACCAGCTACCCTACCTCGTCACCGACTACGGCAAGCGCCTCACCAGCGCTCGCCAGGACGCCGGCCTCCAGCTCGAAGAACTCGCCGAGGAACTCGACATCGACGAATCCGACCTGCTCGCCGTCGAACAGGGCCGCGCCACCCAGGCCGGCGTCGGCGGCTCCGTCATCTCCAAACTCGAAGATCGACTCGACGTCGACCTCGCCGAATCCTGA
- a CDS encoding acyl-CoA dehydrogenase family protein: protein MHLSPEQEAIRDTVREFAEEEIRPVAREADETGEFPEDVWDGLADLDLTGLTVPEEYGGYDADRVTYAVVNEAVAYGTLAVATALSVHCLATSCIRQFGSESLREEYLPEMVDGRPVGAFALSEPGAGSNPAEMTTEARRDGDEYVIDGTKQWITNGERSGVVVLFAKTDRDDPGSVTQFLVPKDTDGLSVGKKEDKLGLRASDTTTLEFDGARIPAEYRLTEEGRGLSAALSILTGGRIGIAAQSVGLAQAALDAAVDYAGEREQFDQPIGDFQAIRHKLAEMQTTVQAGRLLTLDAARRADAGDEVRSAAAMAKYFASEGAVDVTGEAVQIHGGYGYTKDFDVERFYRDAKVTTIYEGTTEIQKDVIARELL from the coding sequence ATGCACCTCTCGCCCGAACAGGAAGCGATCCGGGACACCGTCCGGGAGTTCGCCGAGGAAGAGATCCGCCCCGTCGCGCGCGAAGCCGACGAAACCGGCGAGTTCCCCGAAGACGTGTGGGACGGCCTGGCCGACCTCGATCTGACTGGCCTGACCGTCCCCGAAGAGTACGGCGGCTACGACGCCGACCGGGTGACCTACGCCGTCGTCAACGAGGCCGTCGCGTACGGCACGCTGGCGGTCGCGACCGCCCTGTCGGTCCACTGCCTCGCCACCTCCTGTATCCGTCAGTTCGGCAGCGAATCCCTCCGCGAGGAGTACCTTCCCGAGATGGTCGACGGTCGACCCGTCGGCGCGTTCGCGCTCTCGGAACCCGGCGCTGGTTCGAACCCGGCGGAGATGACGACCGAGGCCCGCCGCGACGGCGACGAGTACGTCATCGACGGCACCAAGCAGTGGATCACCAACGGCGAGCGCTCGGGCGTTGTCGTCCTGTTCGCCAAGACCGACCGTGACGATCCTGGAAGTGTGACGCAGTTTCTCGTCCCCAAGGACACCGACGGCCTCTCCGTCGGAAAGAAAGAGGACAAGCTGGGCCTGCGCGCGAGCGACACGACGACGCTTGAGTTCGACGGCGCGCGGATCCCCGCCGAGTACCGCCTGACCGAGGAGGGACGGGGGCTCTCGGCCGCGCTGTCGATCCTGACCGGCGGACGCATCGGCATCGCCGCCCAGTCGGTCGGGCTGGCGCAGGCGGCGCTGGACGCGGCGGTCGACTACGCGGGCGAGCGCGAGCAGTTCGACCAGCCCATCGGCGACTTCCAGGCGATCCGGCACAAACTCGCGGAGATGCAGACGACTGTGCAGGCGGGTCGCCTGCTGACACTCGACGCCGCGCGGCGCGCCGACGCGGGTGACGAAGTACGCTCGGCCGCGGCCATGGCCAAGTACTTCGCCAGCGAGGGGGCCGTCGACGTGACCGGCGAGGCCGTCCAGATCCACGGTGGCTACGGCTACACAAAAGACTTCGACGTGGAGCGGTTCTACCGCGACGCGAAGGTGACGACCATCTACGAGGGGACGACCGAGATTCAGAAGGACGTGATCGCCCGCGAACTGCTCTAG
- a CDS encoding HAD family hydrolase: MQEYDALVYDLDGTLVHLDVDWEEVRREVAAVLRPRGVDVDGADLWSMLELSEEAGYRRLVEETIAEFEREGARTSRRLPLSKTVPAERPVGVCSLNSESACRIALETYGLDGSVDVIVGRDSVATEKPDPEPLLTTVEGLGASPESTLFVGDSERDEETARRAGTDYVYVREFAVE; this comes from the coding sequence ATACAGGAGTACGACGCGCTGGTCTACGACCTCGACGGAACGCTGGTCCACCTCGACGTGGACTGGGAGGAAGTCCGCCGCGAGGTCGCCGCGGTCCTGCGCCCCCGCGGGGTCGACGTGGACGGCGCGGACCTGTGGTCGATGCTCGAACTGTCCGAGGAGGCGGGCTACCGGCGGCTGGTCGAGGAGACCATCGCCGAGTTCGAGCGCGAGGGCGCGCGCACGTCGCGCCGACTCCCACTCTCGAAGACTGTCCCGGCCGAGCGGCCGGTCGGCGTCTGCTCGCTGAACTCGGAGTCGGCCTGTCGGATCGCACTGGAGACCTACGGACTCGACGGGAGCGTCGACGTGATCGTGGGCCGAGACTCCGTGGCGACCGAGAAGCCCGATCCGGAACCCCTTCTGACGACCGTGGAGGGACTGGGTGCCTCCCCCGAGTCGACGCTGTTCGTCGGTGACTCGGAGCGCGACGAGGAGACTGCCCGGCGGGCGGGGACGGACTACGTGTACGTCCGGGAGTTCGCCGTGGAGTAG
- a CDS encoding DUF5822 domain-containing protein, protein MQVTFVTTIVVGAPLVAMLAVVVELQTWAARANFAVRVGAVVWFCTAIAVFLYARREQT, encoded by the coding sequence ATGCAGGTCACTTTCGTCACGACCATCGTCGTCGGCGCGCCGCTGGTCGCGATGCTCGCGGTCGTCGTCGAACTCCAGACGTGGGCGGCCCGCGCGAACTTCGCCGTCAGGGTCGGTGCGGTCGTCTGGTTCTGCACGGCTATCGCCGTCTTCCTCTACGCCCGGCGCGAGCAGACCTGA
- the panB gene encoding 3-methyl-2-oxobutanoate hydroxymethyltransferase, with product MRAKDIRAKAGEEPITMLTAYDAPTAELVDEVGVDIALVGDSIGNLRLGYESTLPVTMAEIESATAAVARVTEDAMVLADMPFLSFGADEDEAVENCGRMLKEADADGVKLECGPHTVELTRRLTQIGVPVQAHLGLTPQRENETGLFRQGTDEEAARRIVDLAERHEDAGAFSLVLEHVPANVGAAVTEAIDIPTIGIGAGPDCDGQVLTVDEVIGLSEGVAPFSKAFGDVRGEMREAIAGYKNAVESGEFPAEEHSHYEDDVDDLY from the coding sequence ATGCGAGCGAAGGACATCCGCGCGAAGGCCGGCGAGGAGCCGATCACGATGCTGACCGCCTACGACGCCCCGACGGCCGAACTGGTCGACGAGGTCGGCGTCGACATCGCCCTCGTGGGCGACTCCATCGGGAATCTTCGACTGGGCTACGAGTCGACGCTCCCGGTCACCATGGCAGAGATCGAGAGCGCCACGGCCGCCGTCGCGCGCGTCACCGAGGACGCCATGGTGCTGGCCGACATGCCCTTCCTCTCGTTCGGCGCCGACGAGGACGAGGCCGTCGAGAACTGCGGCCGGATGCTCAAGGAGGCCGACGCCGACGGGGTGAAACTCGAATGCGGCCCCCACACCGTCGAGTTGACCCGCCGACTCACCCAGATCGGGGTCCCCGTGCAGGCCCACCTCGGACTGACGCCCCAGCGCGAGAACGAGACCGGCCTGTTCCGGCAGGGGACCGACGAGGAGGCGGCCCGGCGAATCGTCGACCTGGCCGAGCGCCACGAGGACGCCGGCGCGTTCTCGCTCGTCCTCGAACACGTCCCGGCCAACGTCGGCGCGGCCGTCACCGAGGCCATCGACATCCCCACCATCGGCATCGGCGCGGGCCCGGACTGTGACGGGCAGGTCCTCACCGTCGACGAAGTGATCGGCCTGAGCGAGGGCGTGGCCCCCTTCTCGAAGGCCTTCGGCGACGTGCGCGGCGAGATGCGTGAGGCCATCGCGGGATACAAGAACGCCGTCGAATCCGGCGAGTTCCCGGCCGAGGAGCACAGCCACTACGAGGACGACGTCGACGATCTGTACTGA